The proteins below come from a single Pristiophorus japonicus isolate sPriJap1 chromosome 26, sPriJap1.hap1, whole genome shotgun sequence genomic window:
- the LOC139239090 gene encoding THAP domain-containing protein 5-like isoform X1, whose amino-acid sequence MPKNCAVSDCWRHTGQLAADKRKISFYKFPSNDKERLAQWLSNMKREKWVPSPHQYICSEHFIPDSFEWRWGTRFLKADAVPTIFSFPEQPTKRKALARSNGNKKRQKRRTEAQSSEEETVLQLQTVPVLSPAASEPNALAVLVTATEPTPSMETTISASVTELDKVAMSSVSACVESVSEAIIPSAEPLPIVALNSFESLQIDKGGASQSVLTEPSVLPFEDVAAVETVQLTPTLASVETVGTTTMLPSAETLQLVPTQTCEEPGPTLTSIDIVLPTAQHIETLTSFQPEPPTLVPSTLATSIFEDVPSLATVSTYQTLSPSNMSSQTSHILLTAATGSLKTASGFETVLTLPSALIVPMMSTLPIVQNHAVLPPGSVIAAIEGVMTTLPDTPEVQDEHSYYKSDLTVEQLEEIATNLQKKVKVIQQRERRNSARLKAMENLVDQLKRENVVSEEKLKIMEMTCSQTNAQVINPSSTVAVICEDSGTIIYALQQSPNEDGDVIL is encoded by the exons ATGCCCAAGAACTGCGCGGTGAGCGACTGCTGGCGGCACACCGGGCAGCTGGCGGCGGACAAGCGCAAGATCAGCTTCTACAA GTTTCCATCGAATGACAAAGAAAGACTCGCGCAGTGGCTTTCAAATATGAAAAGGGAGAAATGGGTTCCGTCCCCGCACCAGTACATCTGCAGTGAACACTTTATTCCTGACAGCTTTGAATGGAGGTGGGGGACACGATTCTTGAAGGCAGATGCTGTACCTACAATTTTTTCTTTTCCGGAGCAACCTACG AAAAGGAAAGCTCTTGCTCGATCAAATGGCAATAAAAAACGGCAAAAAAGGAGGACAGAAGCTCAAAGCAGTGAAGAAGAAACGGTGCTGCAATTGCAAACTGTTCCAGTTCTGTCTCCTGCAGCAAGTGAGCCAAATGCACTTGCAGTGCTCGTCACGGCAACAGAACCAACTCCATCAATGGAGACAACTATATCCGCGTCAGTCACTGAATTGGATAAGGTAGCTATGTcttctgtcagtgcctgtgttgaATCTGTCTCTGAGGCAATTATACCGTCTGCTGAACCTTTACCGATTGTGGCATTGAATTCCTTTGAGTCACTACAGATAGACAAAGGCGGAGCCTCTCAATCTGTCCTGACTGAGCCTTCGGTGTTGCCATTTGAAGATGTCGCAGCTGTTGAAACTGTTCAACTTACACCGACATTGGCATCGGTTGAAACTGTAGGAACTACTACAATGTTGCCATCTGCTGAAACTTTACAGCTTGTGCCCACACAGACATGTGAGGAACCAGGACCGACGTTAACGTCGATAGATATTGTGCTACCGACTGCGCAACATATTGAAACCCTGACCTCTTTCCAACCAGAACCGCCAACGCTAGTCCCTTCTACTCTAGCGACGTCCATTTTTGAGGATGTGCCTTCTTTAGCTACAGTGTCAACTTATCAAACATTATCACCCAGCAACATGTCTTCTCAGACATCACACATATTACTGACTGCAGCAACTGGCTCTTTGAAAACCGCATCTGGCTTCGAAACAGTACTGACGTTGCCCTCTGCGCTCATCGTGCCAATGATGTCAACGCTACCAATTGTGCAAAATCATGCAGTTCTTCCCCCTGGGTCAGTTATTGCAGCTATAGAAGGAGTTATGACCACATTACCTGACACCCCAGAAGTACAAGATGAACATTCATACTACAAAAGCGATCTCACTGTTGAACAACTTGAAGAGATCGCTACTAACCTGCAGAAAAAGGTGAAAGTTATACAGCAGCGAGAGAGGAGGAATTCAGCCCGGCTGAAAGCCATGGAAAATCTTGTGGACCAACTGAAAAGGGAAAATGTTGTTTCAGAGGAAAAGCTGAAAATAATGGAGATG ACCTGCTCACAGACAAATGCTCAGGTGATTAATCCCTCCAGTACTGTCGCGGTTATTTGTGAAGACAGTGGCACTATAATTTATGCACTTCAACAGTCACCAAATGAAGACGGTGACGTTATTCTTTGA
- the LOC139239090 gene encoding THAP domain-containing protein 5-like isoform X2, translating into MFTKRKALARSNGNKKRQKRRTEAQSSEEETVLQLQTVPVLSPAASEPNALAVLVTATEPTPSMETTISASVTELDKVAMSSVSACVESVSEAIIPSAEPLPIVALNSFESLQIDKGGASQSVLTEPSVLPFEDVAAVETVQLTPTLASVETVGTTTMLPSAETLQLVPTQTCEEPGPTLTSIDIVLPTAQHIETLTSFQPEPPTLVPSTLATSIFEDVPSLATVSTYQTLSPSNMSSQTSHILLTAATGSLKTASGFETVLTLPSALIVPMMSTLPIVQNHAVLPPGSVIAAIEGVMTTLPDTPEVQDEHSYYKSDLTVEQLEEIATNLQKKVKVIQQRERRNSARLKAMENLVDQLKRENVVSEEKLKIMEMTCSQTNAQVINPSSTVAVICEDSGTIIYALQQSPNEDGDVIL; encoded by the exons ATGTTTACT AAAAGGAAAGCTCTTGCTCGATCAAATGGCAATAAAAAACGGCAAAAAAGGAGGACAGAAGCTCAAAGCAGTGAAGAAGAAACGGTGCTGCAATTGCAAACTGTTCCAGTTCTGTCTCCTGCAGCAAGTGAGCCAAATGCACTTGCAGTGCTCGTCACGGCAACAGAACCAACTCCATCAATGGAGACAACTATATCCGCGTCAGTCACTGAATTGGATAAGGTAGCTATGTcttctgtcagtgcctgtgttgaATCTGTCTCTGAGGCAATTATACCGTCTGCTGAACCTTTACCGATTGTGGCATTGAATTCCTTTGAGTCACTACAGATAGACAAAGGCGGAGCCTCTCAATCTGTCCTGACTGAGCCTTCGGTGTTGCCATTTGAAGATGTCGCAGCTGTTGAAACTGTTCAACTTACACCGACATTGGCATCGGTTGAAACTGTAGGAACTACTACAATGTTGCCATCTGCTGAAACTTTACAGCTTGTGCCCACACAGACATGTGAGGAACCAGGACCGACGTTAACGTCGATAGATATTGTGCTACCGACTGCGCAACATATTGAAACCCTGACCTCTTTCCAACCAGAACCGCCAACGCTAGTCCCTTCTACTCTAGCGACGTCCATTTTTGAGGATGTGCCTTCTTTAGCTACAGTGTCAACTTATCAAACATTATCACCCAGCAACATGTCTTCTCAGACATCACACATATTACTGACTGCAGCAACTGGCTCTTTGAAAACCGCATCTGGCTTCGAAACAGTACTGACGTTGCCCTCTGCGCTCATCGTGCCAATGATGTCAACGCTACCAATTGTGCAAAATCATGCAGTTCTTCCCCCTGGGTCAGTTATTGCAGCTATAGAAGGAGTTATGACCACATTACCTGACACCCCAGAAGTACAAGATGAACATTCATACTACAAAAGCGATCTCACTGTTGAACAACTTGAAGAGATCGCTACTAACCTGCAGAAAAAGGTGAAAGTTATACAGCAGCGAGAGAGGAGGAATTCAGCCCGGCTGAAAGCCATGGAAAATCTTGTGGACCAACTGAAAAGGGAAAATGTTGTTTCAGAGGAAAAGCTGAAAATAATGGAGATG ACCTGCTCACAGACAAATGCTCAGGTGATTAATCCCTCCAGTACTGTCGCGGTTATTTGTGAAGACAGTGGCACTATAATTTATGCACTTCAACAGTCACCAAATGAAGACGGTGACGTTATTCTTTGA